In the Balaenoptera ricei isolate mBalRic1 chromosome 1, mBalRic1.hap2, whole genome shotgun sequence genome, TCTTTTTGGTTGTAGATTATTTATCAAATATACTATAACAACAAAGTTACATTCTCCAGGAGAGTCAGTTGAGTGTCAAGCAAGCTTTTAGACAATGCTCTAGAGCgacaccaaaccaaaccaaaccaaacaactcCCCctcaaaacaaaacccccaacaACCAACAAAAAAAGCAATTCTCATTTTACCTTTTCTAAGTTTGGAGGAATTATTCTTCCACAGAAGGGAAGAACTCATCTAGCTTTGGAGATGAGCTCCCTGGGTTACTCACTAACAATTAACTAACTTTCTCTAGACATCAGTTTCTttgtccataaaatgggaatgttaATACTGTGAGAGTATTTATGTTTCTCATGTGAGAGAATGTAGAGCTATAAGTTGGggctcactttttaaatttattcacattCTGGCCTGAGAATGGTTGATTAATACTTGCAAATCTTCTTACTTCTAGGCTTAAGTTTGACTAACGTGAGACTGGGAGTGAGAGTCTGTACAAAGTAGGGTCAGATCCAACTTAGACTGCCTTGAACGAGAACAGAAGCAGGGATTTGAGACAGCAAGCCTTGAGGCCTGGGAGTGTGAGAAGGGCTGATAAAATGAGGACTCGGGAATCTCAAGGTATTTGCAGAGGTAGATGAACaaaaacacaattttattttttaaaattgattttattgaagtatagctgatttgcagtgctgtgttagtttctgctgtacagcaaagtgattcagttatacatatatatgcattctttttcatattttttatatggtttatcacaggatattgaatatagttccctgtgctctacagtaggaccttgctgtttatccatcctatatataacagtttgtgtatgctaatcccaaactcccaatcctctCCCCAACCATCCTCcaccttggcaatcacaagtctgttctctatgtctgtgagtctgtttctgtttcatagataagttcatttgtgtcatgttttagattccacatataagtgatatcatatggtatttgtctttctctttctgacttacttcacttagtatgataatctctagttgtatccatgttgctgcaaatggcattatttcattcttttttatggctgagtagtattccattatatatatgtaccacatcttctttatccattcatctgtaaatggacatttaggttgcttccatgtcttggctattgtgaatggtgctgttatgaacataggagtgcaggtatcttttcaaattatagtttcctccagatatttgcccaggagtgggattgctggatcatatggcaactctatttttagtttttgaggaacgtccatactgttttccatagtagctgcaccccAAAAGTACAATTTAAATGGCCCACTTGAATATAGCCATGAACTGACTGTGACAAACAGAGACATGATtagtaatatgtaaaatataattgttaAATCTTAGTAACCATGGAAACAACTTCTAGCCATTTGTCTTTTACTGTTCTCTGCActttccaacattttattttaccctCACCTACCTCTGCGATAGGACAGGTGTTATCCCACTAGCCTGAGAACTTCATAAGGTCAAGACTTTCCTAAGTTCATTTACTGCATTGCTCACACAGTTCTCTATACCCTGAGGCCCTTCAGAAAAGGGGGACTTCAGAAAAAGCACTACCCTGGCCACACCCCTCAGCCACCACGCCCTCAGGATAGAGATGGTTGAGGAACCTGAACATTTGCCAGGTTGAGATGAGGACAACCAGATATCCCCACTGTTGTCTTTCAAGACCTTTCAGAGCCAGGAAGAGGCTGCCCATAGAGCCAGCCAGCTCCTCCCTCTGGACATCTTTGCTTCTAGTTTCTAGGTTCTGATCAGTACTGAAGTGGGCACTGTGGGTCCACTTCTCAAGAGCCCCAAATCAAGGGGCTGGAGTGACAAACAGGGAACTGAGTTCTGTCAGGACTCCTGGGCTGGGCGGGGCAGCTTGAGATGGGGCACGGTCAGGGCTCCACGTGGCATCTTAGGCATGGTGGTGACATCCTCCTGTTCTCCACAGAGATGGAAATAGAGTAAGATGGAAATACAGAGAGGGACACCCTCACTGTTTAGAAAGAGACCCCAGCCCCATGAGGGGCTCCACCTGTTCTTGGAGGGTGTGGCTAGTTCAAGGATGTTCAAGGATGAGGGGGTCTAACGGATCTCAGCTCTTTCCCATCTCATTCTCCCCTTCTCTAACAGTGTTCCAATTTGAACTAACCATTATAACAATGAACCTCATTCACAGCGTGCTTTTCGCCGGGTAGAAGGCTGCTCCATCATCCTCACACCAGCCAGTCCCACTGGGCAGGTGTGGTGCCCATTCGATAATTAGAGAGACTGAAGCTCCAGGAGGTTGCTGTAGAGTCTCATAGGAAGTCGGCATCTGGCTGGAACAGGATTCCTGATTCATGGTCCAGTGTTCTTCCCATTAGCCCATGTGGCCTCATGCCCCCTCCAGACTGGCAGCCCACCCTACACCCAAGGGCCTGGGTCacatcttccccttccttcccacccttGACTCTGTCTACAGGACAAAGGCTGTTCAGGGTACAGTGAGGCATCCTGAGCGGAAAACATGCCTTTCCACAAGGCTGACTCCCCCAGGCTCTccccccacagggtcctgcagtGCAGCCAGGATGCAGCCCCACAAAAGGCCCGAGCCTGGGTTAGAAGAAAGAGGAGGCCTGGGGGCTcccagggaggaggagaaaggtgaGACCCAGCAGAGAAGGAACGAGAGACGGCCCTGCAGCGTCTGCTGGAGACTCTGTGGTGGCCGAGGCAGCTGGGAGGGAATGCAAATTTCATTGGAAGGAGCGGGAAGCCCCCcactacccccccaccccagcacaccTGGCCCTTCCCTGCCATGCGCCCTAAAGTACCATTTTGCCGACTTTTCCAGTCCTTCATGCAACAATCCCGTAGTAAACTGAGCCCATGCTTGCCGTCACCAAAGATCCAGAAAATTAGTCTGCTGAACGTGCCTGGAGGGTGGAGGCTGAGTCTGGGGTGTCAGGGAAAGAGGTGTCAGGACTCCATGCTCCTTCTAGATGATTCCACCTCACCCTGGTTGGTAGGCAGCAGGAGTGGCAAAGGCCTCTCCTCAGAAGATGCCAGAAAAGATGCCAACTCAAGCTTGAGCAGTCTTACCTCATTCCTATCTCGTAGTGTCTTCGGGAAGAACTGAGAATGAACGTGACCTGAGCAGACTAAACAGTTTGGTTATTCACGCTGTATTTATTCTTGGTCTGTTCCTTTCTCATTCCATCCTCAAGGGGGTTCTCTTTGCATCTATCGCATAGTTCTAGGCCTTCCTCCCTGCCAAACTCAGCCTTTTACGGATTTATACACCAGAGACTTCCGACCCGCAACTCAGAAGTGGTCTGGGGAGAAAGGAGCAACGAGGGGTGAGCCTGGGAATCAGGGTGCGACCGGTCAGGCCATGGAGGCTTTATACGCTCCCTCTCCGCGTAAGGCTGTTTGTTTGCATTGGGCGGAAGCCAATCAGATGCGCGGGATCAGGGTGTCCTGGCAGAGGAGACAGGCGGCTATTTGTCTGTTCTCGTTTGTCCTTCTCTctgggaggaagagggaagggttTAGGAAAGGATGGAGCGGACAGGAAAAGACAGTCAATCCAATCCACCGTCGGGGTGGGCTCCATGCTGTCAAATATGGCCCCAGTGAAGACCCTGCAGCTCCGGGGCTGACTCGGAGGGTCGAGGAGAGGAGTGGAAGAGGGATTAGCCGGAAAAGCAGAACGTCCTAGGCTCGACTCAACAACTGCGTTCTGTGTggtcttggacaagtcactttccCTTCCCTCTGGTAAACGAGGAGGCTAAGGATCCTGAAAGTGTAGGATTTAGTAACGTGAAGCCACTGATGTTGGGttgcagagagaaaagaaggtcAAGAGGCCATTCGAAGCTCGAAACATTTCTAAATGGCTATTTACGGAGGGAGTGCTCCCTTTGCATTGacagcaaacaaaaaagaaatgcgcTTATTCTGGGTGTTGGAAACGTTCTATATCTTAATCTGGGGCTGGGTAGTTACAGGGTGTGTACACATGTCAAAATTTATTGAGCTGTACCCTTAGGATCTGCACCTTGTTGTATGTAAATTCTATCTCAatagaaaggtttaaaaaatgaGCTTAAACTCCAGTAGGAGTTTAGACTTCCAAAAGAACTTCCTAATAAGAGGGATTTTAGAGAAGTGAATCTTCACTCGGGGAGGTTAAGGATCTCCCTTCTCTTGAGAACTTTAAGATTATCCATCTGCTGAAGGAGGCGATGGGGAACTAGGGAACAAATAAGATGCCCTCTCTTGGAGAGCTTTCCAAAATCCTTCCATCCTCAGAAATTCCCATGTCCTTCCCAGAGACAGCAAAGTCCTCTGTGCTATCTAATTTCCATCTCTCCTATTGCAATGCTGACCACTCTGCTCTCTGTGGAGTTCAGCCATTTCCCCAGCCTTACACAAAATCTCTTTAGAGCCTTGAAGCTTGAATATTGAGGGGGACCTCATTTCAACCTTCTCACcaaccttctctctccctctccccattttCTCCTCCTTGGGGATGTCAGTTCCTGTTCTGAGCCCGCCTCCACCCAGGCCCTTTTTCCGGTGGTGTGTGCCAGCCGGTCCTGCATCCCACATCCCCAGCTGTTGACATTTCGTTGCCATTACCCACAGGATAAAGAAAGGGCCCCTGTTATTCAACAATAGGGGGAAAGAAGGAGACAATGGGAAATTGTGCTTCCGatggggtggggacagagaaggaaaggacagaCAGATGACAGACAGGGGAGCTGGACAGAAGGGGTCAGGTTTTTTGAAGCAACTGGAGGTCCTGGAAGTCTGATTCCCACCTTGAGAGCCTCTTCCCATAGGCAATGCGCACCCAGGCACTGGAGGGCAGAGGTGAGGGCTTTGCTGGGGGAGGTGGAGTGGTGCTGCGCAGAGTAGGCCCGTATGGAAAAGTGGAGGCAGCTGGAACTTGACACTTATGGATCTTTGAGCCTCATTTGTAGTTCAGTCCATGCCCATCAGTCCAACATCCTTACACCCACCCATTAATCCATCCCTTCTCTGGTCTAAGAGCATCTAGGAGAAACGAGGCACCCCATTCTCCACAATATTCCAGGTAATTATTCCTGGGTTGCCTCCTTTACTCCATCCCTCTTCATGGGTTCCCATGCCTCTTCCTAAGCCGTGTCTTCCCCTGGGCCCAGGACAGTGAATGCCACAGACACAGTGCCCGGTCACAGAGCTGGACCCTAGTCACTTAGCCTGGCTTAGTGGAGTGATGAGTGGGGGAGTTTTTGGTACCTTGACTTCTTTGAACTCAGGACAGAAGCCTTTCCTCAAAGGTGTGAAAGGAGAGACCACGATGATCAGGGGCCCAAGTCCTGGGGCTCTTAGATGCTTGGACCTCCCAGGGGCCCAGGCAACTCCTTCACCTGGAACCTCTTCCTCCAGCAGGACAAAAAGCTGCCAGTCACTGCTCCCTCCATCTCTGTGAAGAGGCCCACGTCTAACAGGTCAGTGTCAAAATATCTTACACAGTACTGTTGATCAGAATGTTCATAAAATAATTATcagtgaaataattttattctataCCTAAAAGTGTCccataaaaattatgaataattctcttaaataaaactttataagtggaaaaaaaaaaggtggggggaggcaCTGGAGCTGTTGGCCGCTCTCTCATTCTCTGTAAGGGGTATGAAGAAGATATGTGTGCGCCTgctctgagaaacagaaagacagatcAGTGACTAAGAGCTTGAACCTCATGTCAAGTCTGGATTCAAGTCCCAGCAAACCCCTCctcttactaactgtgtgacctcacTCAAGTATCCTGACATATGAGCACCTTTGAGCATATATAAATGGGATCCATAGTTGTTCCTACCTCATTGCTAAGGGGAGTAAATATAAAAGTGTACATGTAAAGTGCCTAGAGCAGTTTCAGGCACGTTAAACTTTGAACATGTGGGTGCTGGCTGTCATTACTATGGGTCCCTCAATCGGTCTCAGTTCCCACTATCACTGTGCTTACCAGGTTCTCCTGTACAGAAGATGTGTTCTCTCGCTCAGGTCCCTGTCCCAGATGCTTTCCTTTTTAACCATTGAGAAGTCCTTTCTGCACCTCAACCCTGTCTCTTCTGCTGCATGCTCGGCTCTGGCCTTCATCTGCAAGAAGATGGAGTCCAGCTCCTTAGCTTTCCGACTCCTCCAGTCTTTCCTTCCTCTTGTCATGTCCCTGCTCTTCTTCCCAGAAGTCCTTAATGGGAGCTCATTCATtaacacacatatttatttagcacctactgtTTGCCAGAAACTATGCCGGGAGCTGCAGATAACAACTAACATATACATAGCCCTTACTAGATATCAGGACCtatttaagcattttacatatattacttcttttaatcctcacaactcctCAGTGAGGTAGGTGTGCTACTATTCAccacattttactgatgaggacattgaggcagagagaggttaagcTACTTGTTCAAAGTCATGCGATTAGGAAGTGGAGGAATCAGATctcaaaaaggaataaaactagGTTAAGGGGTCTTtagtccaatttttaaaaaaatggccaaGGTCAgatcataaacataaaaaatttattttgctttatattaagCCTTATTGTTCTACTGTTTCAAAATTCAAATGTACTCACTAGAAAGAGTCAGTTTCATATTAGATTTGGTTTAACAAATGCTGCTCCTGCTATTCATtcttatcaccaaaaaaaaaaagactatttgtGACTTAACGATAATATGTTccagaaaattaaaagttaatgtCTCTTAGAAACAATACAAACGTTATCAGTAGAAGTGAAGTATACCAAATTTATATATTCAGGAGAATATGAAACTTATACCATTGATTGTTAAAgggttttaaaagctttttattacattttgtaaCAAAATTCTAGGCTTAGTTGTAAAATCCTGGGTTAACTatcatttggaaatttaaatatacactacagtaaacatttagaaaatgtttttctaaaatgttccaTCTAGGTCAATAGACTTGTCTGTAGAAGTCTTTTAtaaggataaaaaaagaaaaaatggccaaggtgataaagaataaagaatagaataaagaagGGGGGAAAATCAGCTACTGAAATAGACAATTGTGtttgaaatcatttttaatagtcttataattttatactttataacTTTATAATTACTGGAAAGCTCACTGACATAgtctacatatgcatatgtattacTTTCAGATCCACACTGCTAATTTAGCTGCTAATAGAAATACTTCTAAGAAAAAAAGTCCCCAGTCCAAGGCAGTAGGGGAACCAGAGGAGTAGATCACAGTGCACTACAGCGTGATGAAgtggaagggagaggaaaggtttcccagaggaggtgaggcCCAAACTGATTGCCTGTAAGAGGAAGGTGAGGGTGAACTTGGACTGTGTTGGAACCAGAACATGTCTGGAGCAcagtgcagagggcacaggtggTGAGGGGTAGGGTAGGGGGGCAATgttggaggtgctgggagaggctGGATCACAGAGAGCCTTGGAAGTTGGGTTCGGACACTAGATTTGATTCTCATGGCAATGGGGAGTCACcgttttaagcaggagagtgacaAGACCATATTTACTCTGACTTCAGATGAAGAATGGGTATTGGGAGAGGACAGAGACCACAGGTGGCAATCCAGAAGGCAAGATTTgggaagtagggcttccctggtggcgcagtggttgagaatctgcctgccaatgcaggggacaagggttcgagtcctggtctgggaagatcccacatgccgcggagcaactaggcccgtgagccacaactactgagcttgcgcttctggagcctgtgctccgcaacaagaggggccacgatagtaagaggcccgcgcaccgcgatgaagagtggcccccgcttgccgcaactggagaaagccctcgcacagaaacgaagacccaacacagccaaaaataaataaataaataaataaaattaaaaaaaaaaaaagatttgggaaGTACCACTTGTGCTGAGAATGGATAGGTAGAGGAGGTGCTAAATTAGGACCTGCTGACTGAAGGGAtgtgagagaggaggagggatgggCTAGTTAGttactgcccctcccccatcaccttcCTTTTGCTAACAACTTCAGCCCCTTTTTCTGCCCTCATGGCTTCCAGCTCGACGGTCCCCTCTCAGGAATCCCTGATGGGAGATCTACCCTGTTCCCTCCACCCCATTCCCTTAGCCCTAAGGAATGCCCACCCTTTGTGCCCTGCAGACTGTGCTGGGCTGACTCCCCACCATGCAAGGCAGGATCAGTCTCCCCACTCTCTGCCACTTCCTTCTCCCTTGGGCCTTCACCACCTTCCACAGAGCCCTGGGGGACTCAGGTAAGACCTTAGCTCTGCCCAGAATCTGGGGAACAGTGGTGGGGAAAGTGGAAAGGGCAGCTGTTGGAGATACTCTGGGGCTGAGAGTCATTGCTGAGTGAGCAATGGAGGAGAGGGTTGGGGGAGCCTGGGGTACGGGGATCTGGGTAGGCACTTGGGGCATTGAGGGTGAGGGGGTTCCTGCCACTGTGGCCCCCTCTGCTCAGCACCCCACCCTGGCCCCCACTACCTCCTGCCCCCCATCCACGAGGTCGTTCACTCTCGTCGTGGGGCCACGACCACGCTGCCCTGCGTCCTGGGCGCCCCGCCTCCCAGCTACAAGGTGCGCTGGAGCAAAGTGGAGCCGGGGGAACTCCAGGAAACGCCCATCCTCATCACCAACGGACCGCACGCCCGGGGCTACGGGCCCCTGGGGGGGCGTGCCAGGATGCGAAGGGGGCATCGGCTAGACGCCTCTCTGGTCATCGCGGGCGTGCGCCTGGAGGACGAGGGCCGGTACCGCTGTGAGCTCATCAATGGCATCGAGGACGAGAGCGTGGCGCTGACCCTTCGCCTGGAGGGTGAGGCCCTTCGGTTACTGCCCCGCTCCTCTCCAGGGGTGGTTCGGCTGTCTCATCTCAGGCCTCCCAGGgctcctccccagcctctcccccgcCTGCTCCCGGGGACCCCCTAGCCCTTCTTCCTAGGCTGCACcgcccttccttccccctctccttctgCCGGCCCTCCCCAGGCTGTctgccaaccccccccccccaggtgtGGTGTTTCCGTACCAGCCCAGTCGGGGCAGGTACCAGTTCAATTACTATGAGGCGAAGCAGGCGTGCGAGGAGCAAGACGGAC is a window encoding:
- the HAPLN2 gene encoding hyaluronan and proteoglycan link protein 2; this translates as MQGRISLPTLCHFLLPWAFTTFHRALGDSAPHPGPHYLLPPIHEVVHSRRGATTTLPCVLGAPPPSYKVRWSKVEPGELQETPILITNGPHARGYGPLGGRARMRRGHRLDASLVIAGVRLEDEGRYRCELINGIEDESVALTLRLEGVVFPYQPSRGRYQFNYYEAKQACEEQDGRLATYAQLYQAWTEGLDWCNAGWLLEGSVRYPVLTARAPCGGPGRPGIRSYGPRDRKRDRYDAFCFTSELSGQVFFVPGRLTLSEAHAACRRRGAMVAKVGHLYAAWKFSGLDQCDGGWLADGSVRFPITTPRPRCGGLPDPGVRSFGFPRPQQAAYGTYCYSE